One Saccharopolyspora erythraea NRRL 2338 genomic region harbors:
- a CDS encoding class I SAM-dependent methyltransferase yields the protein MDTGEKLASGAEPPESRPVGPGVHVRVLGAEAPVPADDYGSTLLADFTDVYRRGADGWSREQAMRETLRFVVEALGGEVAGRTVLDVGCGVGVDVERMAEMGARPTGLDLVRSAEWDRITAENPAAGFVQGDLVELFHRGALAVGTFDAVLDNGCMHHQHPDRVGLFFDAVRGVLHADGVLVTSVFGAAKDKRGALMRNEARRLFRDFTRDELVELGQAHGFVAESVHEVPRDDGLAYYVGVLRPQRKGAA from the coding sequence GTGGATACAGGGGAGAAGCTCGCATCCGGTGCGGAGCCACCGGAGAGCAGACCGGTCGGGCCCGGCGTGCACGTCCGGGTCCTGGGCGCGGAGGCGCCGGTGCCCGCCGACGACTACGGTTCGACGCTGCTGGCCGACTTCACCGACGTCTACCGCCGGGGAGCCGACGGCTGGAGTCGTGAGCAGGCGATGCGCGAGACCCTCCGGTTCGTCGTCGAGGCCCTGGGCGGCGAGGTCGCCGGCCGGACGGTGCTCGACGTCGGATGCGGTGTGGGAGTCGACGTCGAGCGCATGGCCGAGATGGGTGCGCGGCCCACGGGGCTGGACCTGGTCCGGTCGGCGGAATGGGATCGGATCACCGCCGAGAACCCGGCGGCCGGTTTCGTGCAGGGCGATCTGGTGGAGCTGTTCCACCGCGGGGCGCTCGCGGTGGGCACCTTCGACGCGGTGCTCGACAACGGCTGCATGCACCACCAGCACCCGGACCGCGTCGGGCTGTTCTTCGACGCGGTGCGCGGTGTCCTGCACGCCGACGGCGTCCTGGTCACCTCGGTGTTCGGCGCGGCGAAGGACAAGCGCGGCGCGCTCATGCGCAACGAGGCCCGCCGCCTGTTCCGCGACTTCACCCGCGACGAACTGGTCGAGCTGGGCCAGGCGCACGGGTTCGTGGCGGAGTCGGTGCACGAGGTGCCCCGCGACGACGGGCTCGCCTACTACGTGGGCGTCCTGCGGCCGCAGCGGAAAGGGGCGGCATGA
- a CDS encoding flavodoxin family protein, translating into MTRLLLVYHSRTGTHRRLAEWAARSAERRGAEVRVRQVPALPGDAVGDAGIPVAELDDLRWAQAVIFGSPTHFGSPTATFKRFLDSTSPLWLNNELRRLVVGAMSSSRSRRGGRDSTVLTIQRSVLHWGATVVTGFRSPSNELSPYGVSVSLQAAAPEPAVVGAVDAFVESVISVAADLNGVRRVRCPTIALVADAVDADLAGLADVVAAAVAADGASVVRLGTEAACDPDRLTGIDAVAVGATVRVGLPDVRVVAMLQEWGGSGKKGPLAGMPATGFVLTTAEEDGAEAGVLALYTSLMHAGAVIVPSGRPDEPVLGGAGNPYGTSLAGGASTASWAAAHTEAADHMRRLVRVAGRLGRSEAV; encoded by the coding sequence ATGACCCGGCTGCTGCTCGTCTACCACAGCCGCACGGGCACCCACCGGCGGCTGGCGGAGTGGGCGGCGCGCAGCGCCGAGCGGCGGGGCGCCGAGGTCAGGGTGCGCCAGGTGCCCGCGCTGCCGGGGGATGCCGTCGGTGACGCCGGCATCCCCGTGGCCGAGCTCGACGATCTGCGGTGGGCGCAGGCGGTGATCTTCGGCAGCCCCACGCACTTCGGCAGCCCGACGGCGACCTTCAAGCGGTTCCTGGACTCGACCTCGCCGCTGTGGCTCAACAACGAGCTGCGCCGGCTGGTGGTGGGCGCGATGTCGAGCTCCCGCAGCAGGCGCGGCGGCCGGGACAGCACGGTGCTGACCATCCAGCGCAGCGTGCTGCACTGGGGCGCCACGGTCGTCACGGGTTTCCGGTCGCCGTCCAACGAGCTGAGTCCGTACGGGGTTTCGGTGAGCCTGCAGGCAGCGGCTCCCGAGCCCGCCGTGGTCGGCGCCGTAGACGCGTTCGTGGAGTCGGTGATCTCGGTGGCGGCCGACCTCAACGGCGTCCGCCGGGTGCGGTGTCCGACGATCGCGCTGGTCGCCGACGCGGTCGACGCCGACCTCGCCGGCCTCGCCGACGTGGTGGCCGCGGCGGTGGCCGCCGACGGCGCGTCGGTGGTCCGGCTCGGCACCGAGGCCGCGTGCGACCCGGACCGGCTCACCGGCATCGACGCCGTCGCGGTCGGCGCCACGGTGCGGGTGGGGCTGCCCGACGTGCGGGTGGTCGCGATGCTGCAGGAGTGGGGCGGCAGCGGTAAGAAAGGCCCGCTCGCCGGGATGCCCGCGACCGGCTTCGTGCTGACCACGGCCGAGGAGGACGGTGCCGAGGCGGGCGTCCTGGCGCTCTACACCTCGCTCATGCACGCGGGTGCGGTCATCGTGCCCTCCGGGCGGCCGGACGAGCCGGTGCTCGGCGGCGCGGGCAACCCGTACGGCACCAGCCTGGCAGGCGGAGCGAGCACGGCGAGCTGGGCGGCCGCGCACACCGAGGCCGCCGACCACATGCGCAGGCTCGTGCGGGTGGCGGGCAGGCTGGGCCGCTCCGAGGCGGTGTGA
- a CDS encoding ATP-binding protein — MFFPGAEPSAAVSAVLDEVRRGGRASLLLEGVRGAGKTTLLEAAAERARGLGLDVVRLPVPTEERDAGRRGRRGTDVEAFDPPAGKPLRDGRLVVLADDLHRMDTAALHCLSHLLTRHDHGSVAVVATAAHGDYGRDPSAFNDAVARFRRRAELRPLTRAAVAETATRVLGQRCRRGFAEECLRHTGGNPLYLRLLLEELRIRGVAPVDGSVGDLTSAAVPAIADVLPVRGPGFEPEAVAVVNAVALLQPNAAVDLVAQLVRLDDLWVADTLDRLLRQRFLTRRGAGYELDPPVVRAAVLARMSADARDEGHTRAAELLYAQGADAEVVAAHLLRIQRRGMACWACRVLRECAVNAIARGDGEEADRYLQHALEQCTGQCRADILRELGKLALGARPDAAPGYLSEALWHCASPRERAEIRGALANSLYLSGDVGAATRVLQDGVAEAEPSDVHGAAALREELRLFTTLAGRAESVAPASGDNSAVAGEPGPGGSSAGRGALVNAALHRYWRGHDRGESARLAERAIEHGPQDHVATLAVPLLLLARAGENDAALRACRRTVDEARARGAVLVEASALAVRAEIAYRAGELDECRQDAVAALTTLLARHPAGHPPELGVALDALTGALLEAGEGAEAQRWLDRAGMNGRIPDRMAFHGLLAQRGRLRIELGDREAGMADLRECGRRMRSGPHNPTAARWRSELALAVARAGGHAEAVELAETELEQARKWGAPEEIGRALRASAAVVSGAEREARLAEAVEVLAASSARVAWAHALCDLGVVLRELGRWKESRSRLRAALALAERCGAAVLAGRATRELVTSGARLRRVTEIGVEALTAAEIRVAVMAAEGRSNRQIAEELYVSRRTVETHLSRVYQKLDIPGRFALDSAVLAGLVQEDAAEGPAALGTG; from the coding sequence ATGTTCTTCCCAGGTGCGGAGCCGTCGGCGGCGGTGAGCGCGGTCCTCGACGAGGTCCGCCGGGGCGGCCGGGCGAGCCTGCTGCTGGAGGGCGTGCGCGGAGCGGGCAAGACCACCCTGCTGGAGGCCGCCGCGGAGCGGGCGCGCGGGCTCGGTCTCGACGTCGTCCGGCTGCCGGTGCCGACCGAGGAGCGCGACGCCGGTCGCCGGGGGCGGCGCGGCACGGATGTCGAGGCGTTCGACCCTCCGGCCGGGAAGCCCCTGCGGGACGGGCGGCTGGTCGTGCTGGCCGACGACCTGCACCGCATGGACACCGCGGCCCTGCACTGCCTGAGCCACCTGTTGACCAGGCACGACCACGGATCGGTCGCGGTCGTGGCCACCGCCGCGCACGGCGACTACGGACGCGACCCCAGCGCTTTCAACGATGCCGTGGCGCGGTTCCGGCGTCGTGCGGAGCTGCGCCCGCTGACCCGGGCGGCGGTGGCCGAGACCGCCACGCGCGTGCTCGGGCAGCGGTGCCGGCGCGGCTTCGCCGAGGAATGCCTGCGCCACACCGGAGGAAACCCGCTGTACCTGCGATTGCTGTTGGAGGAGCTGAGGATTCGCGGTGTCGCGCCGGTGGACGGCTCGGTCGGTGACCTCACGAGCGCGGCGGTGCCTGCGATCGCTGACGTGCTTCCGGTACGCGGGCCGGGATTCGAACCCGAGGCCGTGGCCGTGGTCAACGCCGTGGCGTTGCTGCAACCGAACGCCGCGGTGGACCTGGTGGCCCAGTTGGTCCGGCTCGACGACCTGTGGGTCGCCGACACCCTCGACCGGCTCCTGCGGCAGCGGTTCCTGACCCGCCGCGGCGCGGGCTACGAACTGGACCCGCCGGTCGTGCGCGCGGCGGTGCTGGCGCGGATGTCCGCGGATGCGCGGGACGAAGGCCACACGCGCGCAGCCGAGCTGCTGTACGCGCAAGGTGCCGACGCCGAGGTCGTCGCCGCCCACCTGCTCAGGATCCAGCGGCGGGGGATGGCCTGCTGGGCGTGCCGCGTGCTGCGCGAGTGCGCGGTCAACGCCATCGCGCGCGGTGACGGGGAGGAGGCCGACCGGTACCTGCAGCACGCCCTCGAGCAGTGCACCGGGCAGTGCCGCGCCGACATCCTGCGCGAGCTGGGGAAGCTGGCGCTCGGTGCGCGACCCGACGCGGCGCCGGGATACCTGTCCGAGGCGTTGTGGCACTGCGCGTCACCGCGTGAGCGAGCCGAGATCCGCGGCGCGCTGGCCAACTCGCTGTACCTGTCCGGCGATGTCGGCGCGGCCACACGCGTGCTGCAGGACGGAGTCGCCGAGGCCGAACCGTCCGATGTGCACGGCGCTGCCGCGCTGCGCGAGGAACTCCGGCTGTTCACGACTCTCGCAGGGCGGGCTGAAAGTGTTGCGCCGGCATCGGGCGACAACTCCGCCGTGGCAGGTGAACCGGGGCCGGGTGGCTCGTCGGCGGGGCGCGGCGCGCTGGTGAACGCGGCGCTGCACCGGTACTGGCGCGGGCACGACCGCGGCGAGTCGGCACGTCTCGCCGAGCGCGCGATCGAGCACGGGCCGCAGGACCACGTCGCGACGCTCGCGGTGCCGTTGTTGCTGCTGGCACGCGCGGGTGAGAACGACGCCGCGCTGCGGGCGTGCCGGCGGACGGTGGACGAGGCGCGTGCGCGCGGCGCGGTGCTCGTGGAGGCGTCGGCGCTGGCGGTACGCGCCGAGATCGCCTACCGCGCCGGGGAACTCGATGAATGCCGGCAAGACGCCGTAGCCGCGCTCACCACTCTGCTGGCCCGCCACCCGGCGGGGCACCCGCCCGAGCTCGGGGTCGCGCTGGATGCCTTGACGGGCGCGCTGCTGGAAGCCGGAGAAGGCGCCGAGGCCCAGCGCTGGCTGGACCGCGCGGGCATGAACGGCCGGATTCCCGATCGGATGGCCTTCCACGGCCTGCTGGCCCAGCGCGGCAGGCTGCGCATCGAACTCGGGGACCGCGAGGCCGGAATGGCGGACCTGCGGGAATGCGGCCGGCGCATGCGGTCCGGTCCGCACAACCCGACGGCGGCGCGGTGGCGGTCGGAGCTCGCACTGGCCGTTGCCCGAGCCGGCGGGCACGCCGAGGCCGTGGAGCTGGCCGAAACCGAGCTGGAGCAGGCGAGGAAGTGGGGCGCGCCGGAGGAGATCGGCCGCGCGCTGCGGGCTTCGGCGGCGGTGGTCTCCGGGGCCGAGCGGGAGGCGAGGCTGGCCGAGGCGGTGGAGGTGCTCGCCGCGTCGAGCGCCCGGGTCGCCTGGGCCCACGCGCTGTGCGACCTCGGTGTGGTGTTGCGGGAACTGGGCCGCTGGAAGGAGTCCCGCTCCCGGCTGCGCGCCGCGCTGGCGCTGGCGGAGCGCTGCGGCGCGGCGGTGCTGGCCGGCCGGGCGACGCGGGAGCTGGTCACCTCGGGCGCACGGCTGCGCCGCGTCACCGAGATCGGCGTCGAAGCGCTCACCGCCGCGGAGATCCGCGTGGCCGTGATGGCGGCCGAAGGCCGGAGCAACCGCCAGATCGCCGAGGAGCTCTACGTGTCCCGGCGCACGGTGGAGACCCACCTCAGCCGCGTGTACCAGAAACTCGACATACCCGGCCGATTCGCCCTGGACAGCGCGGTCCTGGCGGGTCTGGTGCAAGAGGACGCGGCAGAAGGCCCGGCAGCGCTGGGGACGGGTTGA
- a CDS encoding VOC family protein, which translates to MTELTTAQPAGTPTWIDLGIPDLDRAMTFYGALFGWEFDVGPEETGRYTMCLLRGLPVAAMMPNPDPGATNFWWNVYFATDDCDATAARAESAGGSLPASPMDVMQYGRMAIVKDPSGAQFGLWQAGTHIGSRIVNEPNALLRNDLVTAEPDIAREFYATVFGYSVVRNPDLPDLDFTFLQRPDGHEIGGVLGDAGAETSRWDTLFQVDDADAAARLAVEAGGRASEPTDMIYGRLVDITDPFGTRFQVGSPKKS; encoded by the coding sequence ATGACCGAGCTGACCACTGCCCAACCCGCGGGTACACCGACCTGGATCGACCTCGGTATTCCGGACCTCGACCGCGCGATGACCTTCTACGGCGCGCTGTTCGGCTGGGAGTTCGACGTGGGGCCGGAGGAGACGGGTCGCTACACCATGTGCCTGCTGCGAGGGTTGCCGGTGGCGGCGATGATGCCGAACCCGGACCCGGGCGCCACAAACTTCTGGTGGAACGTCTACTTCGCCACCGACGACTGCGACGCCACCGCCGCCAGGGCCGAGAGCGCGGGCGGCTCGCTGCCGGCCTCCCCGATGGACGTGATGCAGTACGGGCGGATGGCGATCGTCAAGGATCCGTCCGGTGCGCAGTTCGGGCTGTGGCAGGCGGGGACGCACATCGGCAGCCGGATCGTCAACGAGCCGAACGCGCTGCTGCGCAACGACCTCGTCACCGCCGAGCCCGACATCGCGCGCGAGTTCTACGCAACGGTGTTCGGCTACTCGGTGGTCCGCAACCCCGACCTGCCCGACCTCGACTTCACTTTCCTGCAACGGCCCGACGGTCACGAGATCGGCGGTGTCCTCGGTGATGCCGGCGCCGAGACCTCCCGCTGGGACACCCTGTTCCAGGTCGACGACGCCGACGCGGCCGCACGGCTCGCCGTCGAGGCAGGCGGGCGCGCGAGCGAGCCCACGGACATGATCTACGGGCGGCTCGTCGACATCACCGACCCGTTCGGCACGCGGTTCCAGGTGGGCTCGCCGAAGAAGAGCTGA
- a CDS encoding universal stress protein, whose translation MTIMVAVPDSVEGRAALDAAVAEAQRLDTELVVVNLALTDLAAPEFPPGLSVTVLDREGLPDRDPADAVLDEIRTRSVDRLVIGIRRRSPVGKALLGSISQRLLLDSPVPVLAIKPSEAE comes from the coding sequence ATGACGATCATGGTTGCGGTTCCCGACAGCGTGGAAGGCCGCGCGGCCCTCGACGCCGCGGTCGCCGAGGCACAACGCCTCGACACCGAACTGGTCGTGGTCAACCTCGCGCTGACCGACCTCGCGGCACCGGAGTTCCCGCCGGGTCTGAGCGTCACGGTCCTCGACCGCGAGGGGCTGCCCGACCGCGACCCGGCCGATGCGGTCCTCGACGAGATCCGGACCCGGTCCGTCGACCGGCTCGTCATCGGGATCCGACGCCGCTCACCGGTGGGCAAGGCACTGCTGGGAAGCATCAGCCAACGCCTGCTGCTCGACTCGCCGGTTCCGGTGCTCGCGATCAAGCCCTCCGAAGCCGAGTAG
- a CDS encoding sugar porter family MFS transporter, protein MSSNPTTHPHTPLPVDHPGPHSRRLGLVAFVATFGGLLFGYDTGVINGAVDPMKSDLGLTAVTEGFVVSILIFGAALGAAVGGKLADRYGRKHNILMLAVIFIVGTIGCALAPVWPVLALFRFVLGLAVGGASATVPVYLAEVAPTEKRGSLVTRNEVMIVTGQFAAFVVNAVIMNVWGQHESVWRYMLVVAVLPAIALLIGMLRMPESPRWLSSQDRDGEALAVLKQVRSPERAEAEMAEVHALVREERQAQTGGWSDLAVPWIRRLVVIGAVLGIFQQLTGINSIMYYGTQLLKDSGFSSNGAIIANTANGLFSVLGVTVGIMLINKINRRTMLIGGFTLISVFHVLVGASAMFLPDSMPAKPYIILVFVVAFVFSMQGTLGPLVWLMLSEMFPLKIRSFAMGLSVFVLWMANAGVTFGFPPAMAAVGIAPTFFVFAVIGVLGIVFVATMVPETRGKTLEEFEDEIRLQHS, encoded by the coding sequence ATGAGCAGCAACCCGACCACACACCCGCACACACCGCTACCAGTCGACCACCCCGGTCCGCATTCCAGGCGCCTGGGCTTGGTTGCGTTCGTCGCCACGTTCGGCGGGTTGCTGTTCGGCTACGACACCGGCGTCATCAACGGCGCGGTGGACCCGATGAAGTCCGACCTGGGGCTCACGGCGGTCACCGAGGGCTTCGTGGTGAGCATCCTGATCTTCGGGGCCGCGCTGGGCGCCGCGGTCGGCGGGAAGCTCGCCGACCGCTACGGCCGCAAGCACAACATCCTCATGCTCGCCGTGATCTTCATCGTCGGGACGATCGGATGCGCGCTGGCGCCGGTCTGGCCCGTGCTGGCGCTGTTCCGGTTCGTCCTGGGGCTCGCCGTCGGCGGTGCGTCGGCCACCGTTCCGGTCTACCTCGCCGAAGTGGCACCGACCGAGAAGCGCGGCAGCCTGGTCACGCGCAACGAGGTCATGATCGTGACGGGGCAGTTCGCGGCCTTCGTCGTCAACGCGGTCATCATGAACGTGTGGGGCCAGCACGAGTCGGTGTGGCGCTACATGCTCGTGGTCGCGGTCCTGCCCGCGATCGCGCTGCTGATCGGGATGCTTCGAATGCCGGAGAGCCCGCGGTGGCTGTCCTCCCAGGACCGCGACGGCGAGGCGCTGGCGGTGCTCAAGCAGGTGCGTTCCCCCGAGCGCGCGGAGGCCGAGATGGCCGAGGTGCACGCGCTGGTGCGGGAGGAGCGGCAGGCGCAGACCGGCGGCTGGTCCGACCTGGCGGTGCCGTGGATCCGCAGGCTGGTCGTCATCGGCGCGGTGCTGGGCATCTTCCAGCAGCTGACCGGAATCAACTCGATCATGTACTACGGGACCCAGCTGCTGAAGGACTCCGGTTTCTCCAGCAACGGCGCGATCATCGCCAACACCGCCAACGGCCTGTTCAGCGTCCTGGGCGTCACCGTGGGCATCATGCTGATCAACAAGATCAACCGGCGCACCATGCTGATCGGCGGGTTCACGCTGATCTCCGTGTTCCACGTCCTGGTCGGGGCCTCGGCGATGTTCCTGCCCGACAGCATGCCGGCCAAGCCCTACATCATCCTGGTCTTCGTGGTGGCCTTCGTGTTCTCGATGCAGGGCACCCTCGGGCCGCTGGTGTGGCTGATGCTCTCCGAGATGTTCCCGCTCAAGATCCGCAGCTTCGCCATGGGACTGAGCGTGTTCGTGCTGTGGATGGCCAACGCGGGCGTCACCTTCGGCTTCCCGCCGGCCATGGCCGCCGTGGGCATCGCCCCGACGTTCTTCGTCTTCGCCGTCATCGGGGTGCTCGGCATCGTCTTCGTCGCCACCATGGTGCCGGAAACCCGCGGCAAGACCCTCGAGGAGTTCGAGGACGAGATCCGGCTCCAGCACTCCTGA